A stretch of DNA from Caviibacter abscessus:
GGGGGGGGGGGGGGGGGGGGGGGGGGGGGGGGGGGGGGGGGGGGGGGGGGGGGGGGTTACAAAGAATAAAAGCATTTGATGAATATATTCCAACACCAGAAAGACCAGTAGATCAACCATTCCTAATGCCAATAGAAGATGTAATGACAATAACAGGAAGAGGAACAGTAGTAACAGGAAGAATTGAAAGAGGAATAGTAAAGGTTGGAGAAGAAGTA
This window harbors:
- a CDS encoding EF-Tu/IF-2/RF-3 family GTPase; the encoded protein is GGGGGGGGGGGGGGGGGGLQRIKAFDEYIPTPERPVDQPFLMPIEDVMTITGRGTVVTGRIERGIVKVGEEVEIVGIKDTAKTTVTGIEMFRKLLDQGEAGDNVGALLRGIKKEEVERGQVLAKPGSITPHTEFKGEIYVLTKE